One window from the genome of Gopherus evgoodei ecotype Sinaloan lineage chromosome 2, rGopEvg1_v1.p, whole genome shotgun sequence encodes:
- the NPC1L1 gene encoding NPC1-like intracellular cholesterol transporter 1, with product MPASVPSGNLSDRNGEGATAAALTETHKAGYCSFYGECGRNPEINVSLLWSPVPCLSNTPARLLKNATLNKLKEVCPQLYTGETTTYACCSYNQMVALQLSLAVSQAVLTRCPACSENFANIYCQNICSPNQSLFTNVTRFFNRTTILGTRQVGVLEYQCFYNQSFADQSYNSCKGVRIPATGGYAIAAMCGKYGATLCTSQRWLDFQGDSSNGLAPLDIDFQLVPTNGAIGEGIVPLNGKTWRCGEAVSADGEPCSCLDCAESCPQISTPTPQPPPFKVGSLDGVLFVCCLLFCLLTMLFGAFLVWRCISRSKQVSGKGQQRQRDQMTRSERLSQATHRVLGDTFRRWGTMVASHPVLVILISAVVVIGLSCGMVFIQLTTDPVELWSSPDSQARQEKDFYDQNFGPFFRTNQVILTAKSRPSYIYDSLLLGRKNFSGILSLAVLLDLLELQTRLQEIEIWSEEDGRNVTLKDICYAPLNPENASATDCCVNSLAQYFQNNRTRLEMTASQTQGGQTGMVDWKDHFLYCVNSPLSFKDITNLQLSCMADYGAPIFPFLAVGGYTGEDYSEAQALILTFSLNNYPRSDPRYAWVLLWEQRFLQVVGEFQRTHAHTYTIAYMAERSLEDEINRTMAEDIPIFAISYLVIFLYIALALGEYSSCRRILVDSKVTLGLGGILVVLGAVFSSMGFYSYVGLPSSLIIIEVVPFLVLAVGADNIFIFVLEYQRSVQEPGERREQHIGRVLGTVAPSMLLCSFSEATCFFLGSLTRMPAVRTFALNAALAVLFDFLLQMSMFVALVSLDACRQEAARLDLCCCHRLSKAGCPARSEGLLCPFMRRIYTPVLLNRAVRALVMLLFLFMFCAGIYLALQVPVGLDQELAMPKDSYMVQYFQYLNQYFMVGLPTYFVTTGGYNFSTGPGMNGVCSSAGCNNNSLTQKIQYATRFPNVSYLAIPASSWVDDFIDWLHPLSRCCRISSSDSQFCPSTNTTASCPLSCMRNLSEVIRPSVEQFNRFLPWFLHDMPNLNCPKGGLGAYDTAVKLGSDGEIQASRFMAYHTPLTNSQEYTAALRAARTLATNITDSMRRVPGTDPNFRVFPYTVTYVFYEQYLTIVNEGLFNLALCLVPTFVVCCMLLGMDLRSGLINLLTIVMILVDTVGAMTLWDISYNAVSLINLVTAVGISVEFVSHLTRAFAVSTQPTRLERAKEATINMGSAVFAGVAMTNLPGIVVLAFAKAQLIQIFFFRLNLLITLLGLVHGLVFLPVLLSYFGA from the exons ATGCCTGCCTCTGTCCCCAGTGGGAATCTCTCCGACCGCAATGGCGAGGGTGCT ACTGCAGCGGCGCTGACAGAAACCCACAAAGCTGGGTACTGCTCCTTCTACGGTGAGTGCGGGCGGAACCCCGAGATCAACGTGAGCTTGCTGTGGTCGCCGGTGCCCTGCCTCTCCAACACACCGGCCCGGCTGCTCAAAAACGCCACCCTCAACAAGCTGAAGGAGGTGTGCCCGCAGCTGTACACAGGCGAGACCACCACATACGCCTGCTGCTCCTACAACCAGATGGTGGCCTTGCAGCTCAGCCTGGCCGTCTCCCAGGCTGTCCTGACCCGCTGCCCCGCCTGCTCCGAGAACTTCGCCAACATCTACTGCCAGAACATCTGCAGCCCCAACCAGAGCCTCTTCACCAATGTCACTCGCTTCTTCAACCGAACCACCATCCTGGGCACGCGCCAGGTGGGCGTGCTGGAGTACCAGTGCTTCTACAACCAGAGCTTCGCTGACCAGTCCTACAACTCCTGCAAGGGCGTCCGGATCCCTGCCACTGGTGGCTATGCCATCGCTGCCATGTGCGGCAAGTACGGTGCCACCCTGTGCACCAGCCAGCGCTGGCTGGACTTCCAGGGGGACAGCAGCAACGGGCTGGCCCCGCTGGATATCGACTTCCAGCTGGTGCCCACCAACGGTGCCATTGGGGAGGGCATTGTGCCACTCAACGGCAAGACTTGGCGCTGCGGCGAGGCTGTCAGTGCCGACGGGGAGCCGTGCTCCTGCCTGGACTGTGCCGAGTCCTGCCCACAGATCTCCACCCCTACGCCCCAGCCCCCGCCCTTCAAGGTAGGCAGCCTAGATGGGGTCTTGTTTGTGTGCTGTCTGCTCTTCTGCCTGCTGACCATGCTCTTCGGGGCCTTCCTGGTGTGGCGCTGCATCTCCAGATCCAAGCAGGTCAGCGGCAAGGGGCAGCAGCGCCAGAGGGACCAGATGACACGCTCGGAGAGGCTCAGCCAGGCCACCCACCGTGTCCTTGGGGATACGTTCCGGAGATGGGGCACCATGGTGGCTTCCCACCCAGTCTTGGTCATCTTGATCTCAGCCGTGGTGGTGATAGGACTCTCCTGCGGGATGGTCTTTATCCAGCTCACCACCGACCCTGTGGAGCTCTGGTCCTCGCCTGACAGCCAGGCCCGGCAGGAGAAGGACTTCTATGACCAGAACTTCGGGCCCTTCTTCAGGACCAACCAGGTGATCCTCACAGCGAAGAGCCGCCCCAGCTACATCTATGACTCCCTCCTCCTAGGCAGGAAGAACTTCAGCGGGATCCTCTCCCTGGCTGTCCTGCTggacctgctggagctgcagaCACGGCTGCAGGAGATCGAGATCTGGTCGGAGGAGGACGGCAGGAACGTGACGCTCAAGGACATCTGCTACGCCCCCCTGAACCCTGAGAATGCCAGCGCCACCGACTGCTGCGTCAACAGCCTGGCGCAGTACTTCCAGAACAACCGCACCCGTCTGGAGATGACGGCCAGCCAGACACAGGGAGGCCAGACGGGCATGGTGGACTGGAAAGACCACTTCCTTTACTGCGTCAA CTCGCCTCTCTCCTTCAAGGATATCACCAACCTGCAGCTGAGCTGCATGGCTGACTACGGCGCGCCCATCTTCCCCTTCCTGGCCGTGGGTGGCTACACAG gtGAAGATTATTCGGAGGCCCAGGCACTGATCCTTACCTTCTCGCTGAACAACTACCCGCGCAGCGACCCACGCTATGCCTGGGTGCTGCTGTGGGAGCAGCGCTTCCTGCAGGTGGTGGGGGAGTTCCAGCGGACCCATGCCCACACTTACACCATCGCCTACATGGCCGAG CGCTCCCTGGAGGACGAGATTAACCGCACCATGGCTGAGGACATCCCCATCTTCGCCATCAGCTACCTGGTGATCTTCCTCTACATCGCGCTGGCCCTGGGCGAGTACTCCAGCTGCAGGCGCATCCTG GTGGACTCCAAGGTGACGCTGGGCCTGGGTGGGATCCTGGTGGTGCTGGGCGCCGTGTTCTCCTCCATGGGCTTCTACTCCTACGTGGGGCTGCCCTCCTCCCTCATCATCATCGAGGTGGTTCCCTTCCTCGTGCTGGCTGTGGGCGCTGACAATATCTTCATCTTTGTGCTGGAGTACCAG AGGTCAGTGCAGGAGCCGGGCGAGCGGCGCGAGCAGCACATCGGGCGGGTGCTGGGCACCGTAGCACCCAGCATGCTTCTGTGCAGCTTCTCCGAGGCCACCTGCTTCTTCCTGG GCTCCCTGACGCGGATGCCGGCTGTTCGCACCTTTGCTCTGAACGCCGCCCTGGCTGTGCTCTTTGACTTCCTGCTCCAGATGTCCATGTTCGTGGCGCTGGTCTCCCTCGACGCCTGCAGGCAGGAG GCCGCCCGCCTcgacctctgctgctgccaccgcCTGAGCAAGGCGGGGTGCCCGGCACGGAGTGAGGGGCTGCTGTGCCCCTTCATGCGGCGCATCTATACCCCTGTGCTGCTGAACCGTGCCgtcagggctctggtg ATGCTGCTTTTCCTGTTCATGTTCTGCGCTGGGATCTACCTGGCGCTGCAGGTGCCCGTGGGGCTGGACCAGGAGCTGGCGATGCCCAAG GACTCCTACATGGTGCAATACTTCCAGTACCTGAACCAATACTTCATGGTGGGCCTGCCCACCTACTTCGTCACCACCGGCGGTTACAACTTCTCCACCGGGCCCGGCATGAACGGTGTCTGTTCCAGCGCCGGCTGCAACAACAACTCCCTGACCCAGAAGATCCAGTATGCCACAAGATTCCCCAACGT ATCCTACCTGGCCATCCCTGCCTCGTCCTGGGTGGATGACTTCATTGACTGGCTCCACCCACTGTCGAGATGCTGCCGCATCAGCTCCAGTGACAGCCAGTTCTGCCCATCCACCAACA CCACCGCCAGCTGCCCGCTCAGCTGCATGAGGAACCTGAGCGAGGTCATTCGCCCCTCGGTGGAGCAGTTCAACCGCTTCCTGCCCTGGTTCCTGCATGACATGCCCAACCTCAACTGCCCCAAGGG ggggctgggagcctacGACACCGCTGTGAAGCTGGGCTCAGATGGCGAGATCCAGG cctcGCGGTTCATGGCCTACCACACGCCCCTCACTAACTCCCAGGAGTACACGGCCGCTCTGAGGGCGGCACGGACACTGGCGACCAACATCACCGACTCCATGCGGCGGGTGCCGGGCACTGACCCCAACTTCCGGGTCTTCCCTTATAC GGTCACCTACGTGTTCTACGAGCAGTATCTCACCATCGTCAATGAGGGGCTCTTCAACCTGGCGCTCTGCCTGGTGCCCACCTTCGTcgtctgctgcatgctgctgggCATGGACCTGCGCTCGGGCCTCATCAACCTGCTCACCATCGTCATGATCCTGGTGGACACCGTGGGCGCCATGACGCTCTGGGACATCAGCTACAATGCCGTCTCCCTCATCAATCTGGTGACG GCTGTGGGCATCTCGGTGGAGTTCGTGTCCCACCTGACCCGGGCCTTTGCTGTCAGCACCCAGCCCACTCGGCTGGAGAGGGCCAAGGAGGCCACCATCAACATGGGCAGCGCG GTCTTCGCGGGCGTGGCTATGACCAACCTGCCGGGCATCGTGGTGCTGGCATTTGCCAAGGCCCagctcatccagatcttcttcTTCCGCCTGAACCTGCTTATCACGCTGCTGGGCCTGGTGCACGGCCTGGTCTTCCTGCCTGTGCTGCTCAGCTACTTCGGTGCCTGA